Proteins from a genomic interval of Actinoalloteichus hymeniacidonis:
- a CDS encoding carbohydrate ABC transporter permease, producing MRERPPSGHADRQVWTGWGFLAPFMIVFTLVFLAPLGYSIYLSLFRDRMVGGNLFVGFENYQRAIADPQFWSALGRVTLFLVVQVPIMLGIALLVALAIDSGRLYGKNFFRISIFLPYAVPAVVAALMWGFMYGDRFGLVGNINEVFGISLPSPLSSDLVLASIGNIVTWEFIGYNMLIFYSALRVIPHSLYEAAQIDGAGQFRVIAAIKLPAIRGALVIATIFSIIGSFQLFNEPSILQSLAPNAISSYFTPNLYTYSLSFAAQQQNYAATVAILMGLVTMVIAYAVQLRGLRKDA from the coding sequence GTGCGTGAGCGACCGCCGAGCGGACACGCCGATCGCCAGGTCTGGACCGGATGGGGCTTCCTCGCCCCATTCATGATCGTGTTCACCCTGGTGTTCCTGGCACCATTGGGCTATTCGATCTATCTCAGCCTGTTCCGCGACCGGATGGTCGGCGGGAATCTCTTCGTCGGATTCGAGAACTACCAGCGGGCCATCGCGGACCCCCAGTTCTGGTCCGCACTGGGCCGGGTCACCCTCTTCCTGGTCGTCCAGGTCCCCATCATGCTGGGCATCGCCCTGTTGGTGGCGTTGGCGATCGACAGCGGACGGCTCTATGGGAAGAACTTCTTCCGCATCTCCATCTTCCTGCCGTATGCCGTTCCGGCAGTGGTCGCCGCGCTGATGTGGGGCTTCATGTACGGCGACCGATTCGGTCTGGTCGGCAACATCAACGAGGTGTTCGGGATCTCCTTACCGAGCCCGCTGTCCTCGGATCTGGTGCTCGCCTCGATCGGCAACATCGTCACCTGGGAGTTCATCGGCTACAACATGCTGATCTTCTACTCCGCGCTCCGGGTGATCCCACATTCGCTCTACGAGGCCGCGCAGATCGACGGCGCGGGCCAATTCCGGGTCATCGCGGCGATCAAGCTCCCGGCCATCCGGGGCGCACTGGTCATCGCCACGATCTTCTCGATCATCGGCAGCTTCCAGCTCTTCAACGAGCCCAGCATCCTGCAGAGCCTCGCCCCGAACGCGATCAGCTCCTACTTCACGCCCAACCTCTACACCTACTCGTTGTCCTTCGCCGCTCAACAGCAGAACTACGCGGCGACCGTCGCGATTCTGATGGGCCTGGTGACGATGGTCATCGCCTACGCGGTGCAGCTGCGCGGCCTACGAAAGGACGCGTGA
- a CDS encoding carboxylesterase/lipase family protein has protein sequence MAIRTWRWRAPLALAGAIGVAGGFLAACGGGEAVSADPAGASAEAGVRSDTEVETENGAVRGAIDDELLTFKGIPFAAPPVGELRWEEPQPPRSWSGVREATESGPACVQDPGELPEGSATEDCLYLDITRPAAESSESRPVVVWVHGGGFFMGAGSNYDAGRLAERGDVVVVTVNYRLGIFGYFGHPGMPGSGTFGLSDQQAALSWVQRNIAEFGGDADNITLAGQSAGAISACAQLTAPSSVELFDKVVMQSGSCDLDWPRNAEYRGQPASAIFESLPEVQDRGRQAAGDLGCTGEDPAVIECLRELPVETVRSKLTDFILPAYGTEVLPVEPAQALRSGEFHRVPVLSGHTRNEATLATSMYDSGQPMSAETYDAVLTETFGADRAEVEARYPLSSYGSAAEAWAAIVTDRKWTCTQYDTSEELAREVPVFQYEFADPDAPALSPLPPSMPMGAYHSSELWSLFDLGGFEAQMSPEQHALAGQMIDYWAAFAATGDPGQADGPEWPAFDAGDSAYIQALAPGDGGVGPVDGRADHRCGFWADLQE, from the coding sequence ATGGCGATCAGGACGTGGCGTTGGCGAGCTCCGTTGGCGCTCGCGGGAGCAATCGGGGTGGCGGGCGGCTTCCTCGCGGCCTGTGGCGGCGGCGAGGCCGTGTCGGCGGACCCCGCCGGGGCGTCGGCCGAGGCCGGAGTTCGGAGCGACACCGAGGTGGAGACCGAGAACGGCGCGGTGCGAGGAGCGATCGACGACGAGCTGCTGACCTTCAAGGGGATCCCGTTCGCCGCACCGCCGGTGGGGGAGTTGCGTTGGGAGGAGCCGCAGCCACCTCGGTCGTGGTCCGGCGTTCGGGAGGCGACCGAGTCCGGCCCCGCCTGTGTGCAGGACCCGGGGGAGCTACCGGAGGGCAGCGCCACCGAGGACTGCCTCTATCTCGATATCACTCGGCCCGCAGCCGAGTCGTCGGAGTCGAGACCGGTGGTGGTCTGGGTGCACGGCGGTGGTTTCTTCATGGGCGCCGGGTCCAACTACGACGCCGGGCGGCTCGCCGAACGCGGCGATGTCGTCGTGGTGACCGTCAACTATCGGCTCGGGATCTTCGGGTACTTCGGGCATCCGGGGATGCCCGGCTCGGGCACCTTCGGCTTGAGCGATCAGCAGGCCGCGCTGTCCTGGGTCCAGCGCAACATCGCCGAGTTCGGCGGGGATGCGGACAACATCACCCTCGCGGGCCAGTCCGCGGGCGCGATCAGCGCCTGCGCGCAGTTGACCGCACCCTCCTCGGTCGAGCTGTTCGACAAGGTCGTCATGCAGAGCGGGTCCTGTGATCTCGACTGGCCCCGCAACGCCGAATACCGCGGTCAGCCTGCGAGTGCGATCTTCGAATCGCTGCCCGAGGTGCAGGACAGAGGCCGACAGGCTGCAGGCGACCTGGGGTGCACGGGCGAGGATCCGGCGGTGATCGAGTGTCTGCGGGAGCTGCCCGTGGAGACCGTGCGTTCGAAGCTGACCGATTTCATCCTGCCCGCCTACGGGACCGAGGTGCTGCCGGTGGAACCGGCGCAGGCTCTGCGGTCCGGTGAGTTCCACCGGGTTCCGGTGCTGAGCGGACACACCCGCAACGAGGCCACGCTGGCCACCTCGATGTACGACAGCGGCCAACCGATGAGTGCCGAGACCTACGACGCGGTGTTGACCGAGACCTTCGGGGCCGATAGAGCCGAGGTGGAGGCCCGGTACCCGCTGTCCTCGTATGGATCCGCGGCCGAGGCCTGGGCCGCGATCGTGACGGACCGGAAGTGGACCTGCACCCAGTACGACACGTCCGAGGAACTGGCCCGGGAGGTCCCGGTGTTCCAGTACGAGTTCGCCGACCCCGACGCGCCCGCGTTGTCGCCGCTGCCCCCGTCGATGCCGATGGGTGCCTACCACTCCTCGGAGTTGTGGTCGCTGTTCGATCTCGGCGGCTTCGAGGCGCAGATGTCGCCCGAGCAACACGCCTTGGCGGGTCAGATGATCGATTACTGGGCGGCGTTCGCCGCGACCGGCGATCCGGGGCAGGCCGATGGGCCCGAGTGGCCCGCGTTCGACGCCGGTGACTCGGCGTACATCCAGGCGTTGGCGCCGGGCGACGGCGGCGTCGGGCCGGTGGACGGTCGAGCCGATCACCGGTGCGGTTTCTGGGCCGATCTGCAGGAATAA
- a CDS encoding EF-hand domain-containing protein, which translates to MDTAALERVKLIFSLFDVDGSGNLESNDFELMSDRVLEAIPEAAEERKSASVASFRQWWSTLAAELDTNNDNVITFEEFAACVLSPERFEETITEFAGALTTLGDLDGDGLVTRPNFVSIMIGIGFALENINALFAALEPNEADQITVESWDIAIKDFYRPDKSDIPGDRLVPQG; encoded by the coding sequence ATGGACACGGCCGCGCTGGAACGCGTCAAGCTTATCTTCTCCCTGTTCGATGTCGACGGATCGGGAAACCTCGAGTCCAACGATTTCGAACTTATGTCGGATCGGGTCCTCGAAGCGATCCCGGAGGCCGCAGAGGAACGCAAGAGCGCTTCCGTCGCCTCATTCCGGCAATGGTGGTCGACGTTGGCCGCGGAGCTCGACACCAATAACGACAACGTCATCACCTTCGAGGAATTCGCGGCCTGCGTGTTGTCTCCGGAGCGTTTCGAGGAGACCATCACCGAGTTCGCCGGCGCGCTCACCACGCTCGGAGACCTTGACGGCGACGGCCTGGTCACTCGGCCGAATTTCGTCTCGATCATGATCGGCATCGGGTTCGCGCTCGAGAACATCAACGCGCTCTTCGCGGCGTTGGAGCCCAACGAGGCCGACCAGATCACCGTCGAGAGCTGGGACATCGCCATCAAGGACTTCTACCGGCCGGACAAGTCCGATATCCCCGGTGACCGTCTCGTCCCGCAAGGCTGA
- a CDS encoding ABC transporter substrate-binding protein, with the protein MNHSRSPGAAREPSPTQVLDATKRRSEAIMNTSTRHVVRGLGVACVAMLGLTACSSPGEDSPSSATPAEIQAALDEGGTITVWAWEPTLEQAAADFQAEYPAVEVELVNVGTGPDQYTAVQNAVSAGAGGPDVAQIEYFALGQFVVTEAVADLSGFGATELEELFSPGPWNAVSAADGVHALPMDSGPMALFYNQDVFEEHDVEVPTTWDEYLDAARALNEADPDVYITSDIGDAGLTTSLIWQAGGRPYDVDGTSVGIDFSDEGTARYIEIWQQLIDEDLLAPIDSWTDQWYQGMAQGTIATLATGAWMPANFESGVPSGAGSWRVAPLPQWEEGVDAGAENGGSGLTIPQASENKLLAYAFIDYVTTGAGVGARLDGGAFPATVADLESEEFLDAELDYFGGQQANQIFATAAADVADDWTYLPYQAYANSVFNDTVGQSYVSDLPLTEGLQRWQQSSRSYGADQGFDVQE; encoded by the coding sequence GTGAACCACTCGCGCAGCCCGGGCGCGGCCCGCGAACCGAGTCCGACGCAGGTGCTCGACGCGACGAAGAGACGAAGCGAGGCGATCATGAACACCAGCACCCGGCACGTCGTGCGCGGGCTCGGCGTGGCCTGCGTGGCCATGCTCGGCCTCACCGCCTGCAGCTCCCCGGGCGAGGACAGTCCCAGCAGCGCGACACCTGCGGAGATCCAGGCCGCGCTCGACGAGGGCGGGACGATCACCGTGTGGGCCTGGGAACCCACCTTGGAACAGGCCGCCGCCGACTTCCAGGCGGAGTATCCGGCGGTCGAGGTCGAACTCGTCAATGTCGGAACCGGCCCCGATCAGTACACCGCGGTCCAGAACGCGGTGTCGGCGGGCGCGGGCGGACCCGATGTCGCGCAGATCGAATACTTCGCCCTCGGTCAGTTCGTCGTGACCGAGGCCGTCGCCGACCTGAGCGGATTCGGCGCCACCGAGCTCGAAGAGCTCTTCTCTCCCGGCCCGTGGAACGCGGTCAGTGCAGCGGACGGAGTCCACGCCCTCCCGATGGACTCAGGCCCGATGGCGCTGTTCTACAACCAGGATGTCTTCGAGGAACACGATGTCGAGGTCCCCACCACCTGGGACGAGTACCTCGACGCGGCCCGCGCGTTGAACGAGGCGGACCCCGACGTCTACATCACCAGCGACATCGGCGACGCGGGCTTGACCACCAGCCTGATCTGGCAGGCGGGCGGGCGACCCTACGACGTGGACGGCACCAGCGTGGGCATCGACTTCTCCGATGAGGGGACCGCGCGCTACATCGAGATCTGGCAGCAGTTGATCGACGAGGACCTGCTCGCGCCCATCGACTCCTGGACCGACCAGTGGTACCAGGGCATGGCCCAGGGCACCATCGCCACGCTCGCCACCGGCGCCTGGATGCCCGCCAACTTCGAATCCGGGGTGCCCTCCGGCGCGGGTTCCTGGCGAGTGGCGCCCCTGCCGCAATGGGAGGAGGGCGTCGACGCGGGCGCGGAGAACGGCGGCAGCGGACTGACCATCCCCCAGGCCAGCGAGAACAAGTTGCTGGCCTACGCCTTCATCGACTACGTCACCACCGGCGCGGGCGTGGGCGCCCGGCTGGACGGTGGGGCGTTCCCCGCGACCGTGGCCGATCTGGAATCCGAGGAATTCCTCGACGCCGAACTCGACTACTTCGGTGGCCAGCAGGCTAACCAGATCTTCGCCACCGCGGCGGCCGACGTCGCCGACGACTGGACCTACCTGCCGTACCAGGCCTATGCGAACTCGGTGTTCAACGACACCGTCGGCCAGTCCTACGTCTCGGATCTGCCGTTGACCGAGGGACTCCAGAGATGGCAGCAGTCCTCGAGGTCCTATGGCGCCGACCAGGGTTTCGACGTCCAGGAGTGA
- a CDS encoding response regulator codes for MSSPPIRLLIVDDEPMVCMHLRTILDSAADIEVVDLAHDGASAVDSVRRHRPDVVLMDLRMPGMDGLAATEHIRSEQDAPVVVVLTTFDADEYVLRALRAGAAGFLVKSTPPEDLISLVRVAAAGHTVLSPEATRRLLTASTTERRHKEQAERLVAGLTDRERDVLVCLGEGLSNAQIGRRLFLTEATVKGYVSRTLAKLGCTNRTQAGLAAYDAGLVDS; via the coding sequence ATGAGCTCCCCGCCGATCCGGTTGCTGATCGTCGACGACGAACCGATGGTGTGCATGCATCTGCGCACGATCCTGGATTCCGCCGCCGATATCGAGGTGGTCGATCTCGCCCACGATGGGGCCTCGGCGGTGGACTCCGTCCGACGGCATCGACCCGATGTCGTCCTGATGGACCTGCGGATGCCTGGAATGGACGGGTTGGCCGCGACCGAACACATCCGATCCGAGCAGGACGCTCCGGTGGTCGTGGTGTTGACGACCTTCGATGCCGACGAGTACGTGCTCCGCGCATTGCGGGCGGGCGCCGCAGGCTTCCTGGTGAAATCGACCCCGCCGGAAGATCTCATCAGTCTGGTGCGGGTGGCCGCCGCCGGTCACACGGTGCTCTCCCCGGAGGCCACTCGTCGATTGCTCACCGCCTCGACCACGGAGCGACGACACAAGGAGCAGGCCGAGCGGTTGGTGGCCGGGCTGACCGATCGGGAACGAGACGTGTTGGTGTGTCTGGGCGAAGGCCTGTCCAACGCTCAGATCGGACGCCGGCTGTTCCTCACCGAGGCGACGGTCAAGGGATACGTGTCTCGGACGCTGGCCAAGCTGGGGTGCACCAACCGCACCCAGGCTGGGCTGGCCGCCTACGACGCGGGATTGGTCGACAGCTGA
- a CDS encoding carbohydrate ABC transporter permease — MTSGNPTAPARRDRSSAAVRLRPQQPRQRSRTTRKPRRSVLLTVLTGLVLIYSLLPLFWLLINASKTPAGLFDSFGLWFGEDFALLDNIVATFTYDDGVFSRWLGNTLLYVVVGAGGATLLAVLGGYALAIFDFPGKRAVFAVVIGAVAVPGTALAVPTFLMFSQLGLTNTPWAVIIPSLISPFGLYLMWVFAAQAVPRDLLEAARIDGAGEIRSFLRVSLPLLAPGTVTVLLFTTVATWNNYFLPLIMIRDPDWFPLTLGLNSWNAQASTAGGEVVFHLVITGSLITIAPLIAAFLLLQRYWQSGLAAGSVKE; from the coding sequence ATGACAAGCGGAAACCCCACCGCCCCCGCCCGACGTGATCGCTCCTCGGCCGCCGTTCGCCTGCGACCGCAGCAGCCCCGGCAGCGCAGCCGCACCACCCGGAAACCCCGGCGCAGCGTGCTGCTCACCGTCCTCACCGGACTCGTCCTGATCTACAGCCTGCTTCCACTGTTCTGGCTGCTGATCAACGCCTCGAAGACGCCAGCCGGTCTGTTCGACTCCTTCGGGCTCTGGTTCGGCGAGGACTTCGCGCTGCTGGACAACATCGTCGCCACCTTCACCTACGACGACGGCGTGTTCAGCCGTTGGCTGGGCAACACCCTGCTGTACGTCGTGGTCGGTGCGGGCGGTGCCACGCTGCTCGCGGTGCTCGGCGGCTACGCGCTGGCGATCTTCGACTTCCCGGGAAAACGTGCCGTGTTCGCGGTGGTCATCGGTGCGGTCGCCGTGCCGGGCACCGCACTGGCGGTGCCGACCTTCTTGATGTTCAGTCAGCTGGGCTTGACGAACACGCCGTGGGCGGTGATCATCCCCTCGCTGATCTCGCCGTTCGGCCTCTACCTGATGTGGGTGTTCGCGGCCCAGGCCGTTCCCCGGGATCTGCTGGAAGCGGCTCGGATCGACGGCGCGGGGGAGATCCGCAGCTTCCTACGGGTCAGCCTGCCGCTGCTGGCCCCCGGCACGGTCACGGTGCTGCTGTTCACCACGGTCGCCACCTGGAACAACTACTTCCTGCCGCTGATCATGATCCGGGACCCCGATTGGTTCCCGCTCACCCTCGGGTTGAACTCCTGGAACGCGCAGGCATCGACGGCGGGCGGCGAGGTGGTGTTCCACCTGGTCATCACCGGGTCGCTGATCACCATCGCCCCGCTGATCGCCGCATTCCTGTTGCTTCAGCGGTACTGGCAGTCCGGGCTTGCCGCCGGAAGCGTCAAGGAGTGA
- a CDS encoding sensor histidine kinase — protein sequence MATSAQLRGLLRSLLPELAVLSGVVVLLLVLPGLLPRDLPGTEPTAGAVGFLVVALVIGLRPGTVRQFWPRFAFVTAGLAVWVLAVPGQLSTAEDSTNVLMALAPAFPTYAATLYVRDRRRAWFMVTLLTAIAVSPWSDSLATTASGVLYVCTPMLFGFYLAAREMLVRTLTERAEIAEQERDLLADRARTEERVRLAAELHDVVTRRISLMVLHAGALRITAITEATRNAAEHVRAAGCTALAELRDVIGVLRTAATPPEAVPEAEEDQSAGRRAVPVVAPPVDGRDVSVGVVALLLTVTLTLVVAGWHAALAGSWVFPWWELVVQLPTAAVLVLRRRHPQLVTAITLINTVGLLGLALLGPTSVPPAGALVLLVPAATPLATYAVAVHSRRPVVATVSVLALIVVASRPWEPHLSVATIASVFVGLPSVVGLYVAARRRLIAALVERAERASREQRLRADRARASERTRLAEEMHDIVIGSVHDMLARTGPLSAAASTETRAAATDLIDNGRQALDELDELVGALRAADVSSVPEAAEPGEPGLRRLVEESASVGLPAALRVAGNPGLVSPTVARTVHRTIAEALTNVRKHAYGADVLVRVHYEVHRVRVEVRNGRPPRESAHSHRGDPQLAAVGSGTGLLGVRHRVELIEGTLQAGPTEEGGFLVDAILPAQVPTSSPAVEGSHR from the coding sequence ATGGCCACCTCCGCGCAGCTCCGAGGGCTGCTCCGCAGCCTCCTCCCGGAGCTGGCCGTGCTGTCGGGGGTCGTCGTCCTGCTGCTGGTGTTGCCGGGCCTGCTCCCTAGGGACCTGCCCGGTACCGAACCCACCGCCGGCGCGGTCGGTTTCCTCGTCGTCGCACTGGTGATCGGGCTGCGGCCGGGCACCGTGCGACAGTTCTGGCCACGATTCGCCTTCGTGACCGCAGGACTGGCCGTGTGGGTGTTGGCGGTGCCCGGACAGCTGAGCACCGCCGAGGATTCGACCAATGTGCTGATGGCCTTGGCGCCCGCGTTCCCCACCTATGCGGCGACCCTCTATGTCCGGGATCGGCGACGGGCGTGGTTCATGGTCACGCTGCTCACCGCCATCGCCGTGAGCCCGTGGTCGGACTCCCTCGCCACCACGGCCTCCGGCGTCCTCTACGTCTGCACACCGATGCTCTTCGGTTTCTATCTGGCCGCGCGCGAGATGCTGGTGCGCACCCTGACCGAGCGCGCCGAGATCGCCGAACAGGAACGCGACCTGCTGGCCGATCGGGCCAGGACGGAGGAACGTGTCCGGTTGGCCGCCGAGCTGCACGATGTCGTCACCCGCCGGATCAGCCTGATGGTGCTGCACGCGGGTGCGTTGCGGATCACGGCGATCACCGAGGCCACGAGGAATGCGGCCGAGCACGTCCGCGCCGCAGGCTGCACCGCGCTGGCGGAGTTGCGCGATGTGATCGGTGTCCTGCGCACCGCGGCCACCCCTCCGGAAGCGGTGCCCGAGGCCGAGGAGGACCAGTCCGCCGGGCGACGGGCGGTGCCCGTGGTTGCACCGCCGGTGGACGGCCGCGATGTCTCGGTCGGCGTGGTAGCGCTGCTGCTCACGGTGACGCTGACCCTGGTCGTGGCGGGCTGGCACGCTGCCCTGGCCGGGAGCTGGGTCTTTCCCTGGTGGGAACTCGTCGTCCAGCTCCCGACCGCCGCCGTGCTCGTCCTACGCCGTCGCCATCCGCAGCTGGTCACCGCCATCACGTTGATCAACACCGTGGGGCTGCTGGGACTCGCGTTGCTCGGACCGACGTCGGTGCCGCCCGCCGGTGCGCTCGTTCTCCTGGTCCCGGCGGCGACGCCGTTGGCGACCTATGCCGTCGCCGTCCATTCCCGACGCCCGGTCGTGGCCACGGTCTCGGTGCTCGCGCTGATCGTGGTGGCGTCCCGACCGTGGGAACCACACCTCTCGGTGGCCACGATCGCCTCGGTCTTCGTCGGGTTGCCCTCGGTGGTGGGGCTGTATGTCGCGGCGCGACGGCGCCTGATCGCCGCTCTCGTCGAGCGTGCCGAGCGAGCGAGCCGGGAGCAGCGGTTGCGGGCCGATCGGGCCCGGGCCTCGGAACGCACTCGGTTGGCCGAGGAGATGCACGACATCGTGATCGGCAGCGTGCACGACATGCTGGCTCGCACCGGGCCGCTGAGCGCGGCCGCATCGACGGAGACCCGGGCCGCGGCCACCGATCTGATCGACAACGGTAGGCAGGCGCTCGACGAGCTCGACGAACTGGTCGGCGCCCTGCGGGCGGCTGACGTGTCCTCGGTTCCGGAGGCCGCCGAGCCAGGAGAACCGGGGCTTCGCCGCCTTGTCGAGGAATCGGCGTCGGTCGGGTTGCCCGCCGCACTCCGCGTGGCGGGCAACCCCGGCCTGGTGTCACCCACCGTGGCACGAACCGTCCATCGCACCATCGCCGAGGCACTGACCAATGTCCGCAAACACGCGTACGGCGCCGATGTCCTGGTCCGGGTGCATTACGAGGTGCACCGCGTGCGGGTCGAGGTCCGCAATGGTCGCCCGCCACGCGAATCGGCGCACTCACATCGGGGTGATCCGCAGCTCGCCGCCGTGGGTTCGGGCACCGGGCTGCTCGGGGTACGGCATCGAGTCGAACTCATCGAGGGAACCCTGCAGGCCGGTCCGACGGAGGAGGGTGGATTCCTCGTCGATGCGATACTGCCCGCGCAGGTACCGACTTCCAGCCCGGCAGTGGAGGGATCACACCGATGA
- a CDS encoding class I SAM-dependent methyltransferase, translating to MLPRTDKTGGIDAGVGRTALLIAAARSIETNRADSLAQDPLAEFLVRASPDTEGWPLRIEDVPGGDTNALWGRLGRYFGLRTRFLDDFLLQSVQAGNKQVVLLGAGLDSRAFRLEWPSDCTVYELDQSEVLRYKQRVFDSVDATPRCDRRQIAIDLHEDWPARLLAEGFLPTAPTAWLVEGLVFYLSPAAELRLFTAIHELTAPGSTLGYEIRILPEPPEVRNNAMYFTAKQQLGIDLQGLFVVDGRPEPVDEMNQRGWSTTVHTPFDLTRRYGRGPTPVQHDPLDHNRLILAYAPQRQSAD from the coding sequence GTGCTTCCGAGAACCGATAAGACCGGTGGAATCGACGCCGGTGTAGGCAGAACCGCGCTGTTGATCGCCGCAGCCAGATCCATCGAGACCAACCGGGCCGACAGCCTCGCCCAGGACCCGCTGGCCGAGTTCCTCGTCCGGGCGTCGCCCGATACCGAGGGCTGGCCGTTGCGCATCGAGGACGTGCCCGGCGGTGACACCAACGCTTTGTGGGGACGATTAGGCCGCTATTTCGGCCTCCGAACGAGATTTCTCGACGATTTCCTATTACAGTCGGTGCAGGCTGGCAATAAGCAGGTCGTCCTACTGGGCGCCGGGCTCGATTCCCGCGCATTCCGCTTGGAATGGCCGTCGGATTGCACGGTCTACGAACTCGATCAATCCGAGGTTCTGCGGTACAAACAGCGGGTCTTCGATTCGGTGGATGCGACACCACGCTGCGACCGACGACAGATAGCAATCGATCTCCACGAGGATTGGCCTGCCAGGCTGCTCGCGGAGGGATTTCTACCCACCGCGCCCACTGCGTGGCTGGTCGAGGGTCTGGTGTTCTACCTGTCCCCGGCCGCCGAACTGCGTCTCTTCACCGCCATCCACGAGTTGACCGCCCCAGGTAGCACGCTGGGATATGAGATCAGGATTCTTCCGGAACCCCCCGAAGTCCGGAACAATGCCATGTACTTCACCGCGAAACAGCAGCTCGGCATCGACCTGCAGGGGTTGTTCGTCGTCGATGGCAGGCCGGAACCGGTGGACGAGATGAACCAGCGAGGCTGGTCGACGACGGTGCACACGCCGTTCGATCTCACCCGGCGCTACGGTCGAGGCCCCACCCCGGTCCAGCATGATCCGTTGGACCACAACCGATTGATCCTCGCCTACGCGCCGCAGCGACAGTCCGCCGATTGA